One Methylobacterium sp. AMS5 genomic region harbors:
- a CDS encoding carbonic anhydrase, with protein sequence MFPQVLTDGYRSFLGERLPNERRKYETLGKEGQEPEVLLIGCCDSRVAPEVIFDTGPGQIFTIRNVANIVPPAERDGGYHGTSSAIEFAVQALKVKHIVVLGHATCGGIKAAGLGADPLSAGNFIGRWVSLVKPAKEKLTASGDTPDKDGFLTRLEYTMIGQSLENLMTFDFIREAVEAGKLHLHGAHFGIETGELRIRDPKTGEFESVVSRDGQTLAASALIGCTAA encoded by the coding sequence ATGTTTCCTCAGGTTCTGACCGACGGTTACCGCAGCTTCCTTGGCGAGCGGCTGCCGAACGAACGGCGCAAGTACGAGACGCTCGGCAAGGAAGGCCAGGAGCCTGAAGTGCTTCTGATCGGCTGCTGCGACAGCCGCGTCGCCCCGGAAGTGATCTTCGATACGGGCCCGGGCCAGATCTTCACGATCCGCAACGTGGCCAACATCGTGCCGCCCGCCGAGCGCGACGGCGGCTATCACGGCACCTCTTCGGCGATCGAGTTCGCGGTGCAGGCACTGAAGGTGAAGCACATCGTCGTGCTCGGCCACGCCACCTGCGGCGGCATCAAGGCGGCCGGTCTCGGCGCCGACCCGCTCTCCGCGGGCAACTTCATCGGCCGCTGGGTCTCGCTGGTGAAGCCGGCCAAGGAGAAACTCACCGCATCCGGCGACACCCCGGACAAGGACGGCTTCCTCACCCGCCTCGAATACACGATGATCGGGCAGAGCCTCGAGAACCTGATGACCTTCGACTTCATCCGCGAGGCGGTCGAGGCGGGCAAGCTGCATCTGCACGGCGCGCATTTCGGCATCGAGACGGGTGAACTGCGCATCCGCGATCCGAAGACCGGCGAGTTCGAATCCGTGGTCTCCCGCGACGGCCAGACGCTCGCGGCGTCCGCCCTGATCGGCTGCACCGCGGCTTAA
- a CDS encoding 3'(2'),5'-bisphosphate nucleotidase CysQ, with amino-acid sequence MTAPAPTLAVPPASLTAPVPAAMRDAIAEQLAGIACEAGRILRGYHGSDCPHVIKPDGSPASLADTRSEELIVTALGHAFPGIPVIAEETSCTAQPASLFFLVDPLDGTRDFLAGSEQYCVNIGLIQGDRPVAAALAAPGLGRVWAAGTTAREAPIREGRPGTFRPVSVRPAPADGLVALVSRLHGDSDTDACLEQLPVGERRVASSALKFCLIAAGEADIYVRCVPTMEWDTAAGDHVLTMAGGHVVGPDGATITYGHHARFYRNGPFAALASAAYRDALALPQQSAVSYFDRRRAGAVEAAGQE; translated from the coding sequence ATGACCGCCCCCGCTCCCACCCTGGCCGTCCCGCCGGCATCCCTGACGGCCCCCGTTCCGGCCGCGATGCGGGACGCCATCGCGGAGCAACTGGCCGGAATCGCCTGCGAGGCCGGGCGCATCCTGCGGGGGTATCACGGCAGCGACTGCCCGCACGTCATCAAGCCCGACGGCTCGCCGGCCAGCCTCGCCGACACCCGCTCCGAGGAGCTGATCGTCACGGCCCTGGGACACGCTTTCCCCGGCATCCCGGTGATCGCCGAGGAGACCTCCTGCACCGCGCAGCCCGCCTCGCTGTTCTTCCTCGTCGATCCGCTCGACGGCACCCGCGACTTCCTGGCCGGCAGCGAACAGTACTGCGTCAATATCGGCCTCATTCAGGGAGACCGCCCGGTCGCCGCCGCTTTGGCGGCGCCGGGGCTCGGCCGGGTCTGGGCGGCGGGCACCACCGCCCGCGAGGCGCCGATCCGCGAGGGGCGGCCGGGCACGTTCCGGCCGGTGAGCGTGCGCCCGGCCCCCGCCGACGGTCTCGTCGCCCTCGTCAGCCGCCTGCACGGCGACAGCGACACCGATGCCTGCCTGGAACAGCTGCCGGTCGGCGAGCGGCGGGTCGCTTCCTCGGCGCTCAAGTTCTGCCTGATCGCGGCGGGCGAGGCGGACATCTACGTGCGCTGCGTCCCCACCATGGAGTGGGACACGGCGGCCGGCGACCACGTGCTGACCATGGCCGGCGGGCACGTCGTCGGGCCCGACGGCGCCACGATCACCTACGGCCACCATGCCCGCTTCTACCGCAACGGCCCCTTCGCGGCGCTCGCCTCGGCGGCCTACCGCGACGCGCTCGCCCTGCCGCAGCAGAGCGCCGTGTCCTATTTCGACCGGCGCCGCGCGGGGGCGGTCGAGGCCGCCGGGCAGGAATAG